A section of the Pseudorasbora parva isolate DD20220531a chromosome 2, ASM2467924v1, whole genome shotgun sequence genome encodes:
- the LOC137049156 gene encoding dentin sialophosphoprotein-like, with translation MNPTEKVVSTSATSGKVSLEPNNGNDSSSIKRSSNNRSSYNSSNNSSSNYSSSDDSSSIKRSSNNSSNDSSSNNSSSNNSSNNSSSNDSNSNNSSSNDSSSNDSNSNNSSSNDSSSNDSSSIKRSSNNRSSNDSSSNNSSSNNSSSNNSSSNSSSSNDSSSNNSSNNSNRNDSSSNDSSNNSSIDDSNGNDCSSNSSSNDSSSIKRSSNNSSRNNSSNNSSNDISSNNSSSDNSSSNNSSSNDSSSNASSNNSSSNNGSSNDSSSNNSSNNSNSNDNSSNESSSNNSSSNDSSIDDSNGNDSSSNNSNNSSSNNSSINDRSSNSSSSNSSSSNNSSNNDSNSNNSSSNDSSSTQQH, from the coding sequence ATGAATCCAACTGAGAAAGTTGTTAGCACCAGTGCAACCAGTGGAAAAGTTAGTTTGGAGCCTAACAACGGTAATGACAGCAGCAGTATTAAAAGAagcagtaataacagaagcAGTTACAACAGCAGTAATAATAGCAGCAGTAATTACAGCAGCAGTGATGACAGCAGTAGTATTAAAAgaagcagtaataacagcagtaatgacagcagcagtaataatagcagcagtaataacagcagtaataacagcagcagtaatgacAGCAACAGTAATAATAGCAGCAGTAATGACAGCAGCAGTAATGACAGCAACAGTAATAATAGCAGCAGTAATGACAGCAGCAGTAATGACAGCAGTAGTATTAAAAGAagcagtaataacagaagcAGTAATGACAGCagtagtaataacagcagcagtaataacagcagcagtaataacagcagcagtaatagcagcagcagtaatgacAGCAGTAGTAAtaacagcagtaataacagcaacaGGAATGACAGCAGCAGTAAtgacagcagtaataacagcagcattgATGACAGCAATGGTAATGACTGCAGCAGTAATAGCAGCAGTAATGACAGCAGCAGTATTAAAAgaagcagtaataacagcagccgTAATAACAGTAGTAATAACAGCAGTAATGACatcagcagtaataacagcagcagtgataacagcagcagtaataacagcagcagcaatgacagcagcagtaatgccagcagtaataacagcagcagtaataacggCAGCAGTAatgacagcagcagtaataacagcagtaataacagcaacaGTAATGACAACAGCAGTAATGaaagcagcagtaataacagcagcagtaatgacAGCAGCATTGATGACAGCAATGGTAATGACAGCTCcagtaataacagtaataacagcagcagtaataacagcagcattaatgacagaagtagtaatagcagcagcagtaatagcagcagcagtaataacagcagcaataatGACAGCAACAGTAATAATAGCAGCAGTAATGACAGCAGCAGTACACAGCAGCATTAA